TGTAACTTTTTCTGCATTTTCCCCTTATTTTTGCGTAATAATGGTCAGCATAGTCACTTGTGTGGCCAGTTCCATCCATTGCAGCCAATTCACAATCTATTGGATGTATAAATAATATTAAATTGTTTAATTCTTTCAATTTTGTGGCTGACATTCGGACAAAGAATTTCTGGATTGTTGTGTAATGTGGTAACTTTGTAAGTTTTAGAAATTTGGTTATTTTATCAGAAACGTCTAAAAACTCAATTATTTCACGATATGTTGATTTTAAGTAAGTTTTCATTAATAAAATAGTAAATAATTGTGGTTGATTATAAATATGATTGCTATAATCACTGGAATACCTTGGAAATATCCCTCTTGCATAGTTAAATGTTAATTCAACAAAATCAAGCAATTTATTTTGGTTTTAACCAATTTTAAATAGTTTTTCCCCATTTGTTTTTCCATTAATCTCAAGTCCAAAATGTTTAAATGTCTAGAATTCAAATAGTAATATGGAGAATAGTTTATTTTACTATACATATTAATAATTATTCTCCATTCTACTATTTATAACTTTCCATCATGTTTTTTGATTAATAGCAAGTATTATTTCAAGTGTAAAAAAATTAAAGCAATAAAATCGCTTAAACTCTAAATTTAAGCATTCTTGAAAAAATTTTTTGCGAAGAACAAAATCAAGTGTAAACCAAAAAGAAGAATAAAATATTAAAATCAAAAATAAAGAGAAAATATGAATTATCTGACAAAATAAGCAAATATTAACGATATTCACTCAAATTTTGACATGGTTTCTACAAGGTTAAAAATTAAAAATCAGTACCAAATCGGACACTTCCAATTTATAAATAGAATCCCCCAAAACTTAACTTTCTAGTAATGCTGAAACAAAGGGGAGATTTAAAAATAACAAAATTATGAAAAAAATTTTTCTTTTAAATGCATAGATTCGCATGGACATTTAATCACAAAAAATTAAAATTCAGTTGACTCTTGAATATTGTCCCAATTTTCACAGAACCACTCATGAGTCCTTTCAAGTCCCTCGTCAAATGAAACTTTAGGAGAGTATCCTAAGATATCTTTTGCTTTATCAATTGAAGATAATAACTTAGTTTTTGCATCCCAATCACGACGGGCAACATAATTAATACCTGCTTCGTTTCCAGTTAATGTATTTACCCTGTTAGCCATGTCGATTACTTTGTGATCTTTACCTGAACCTAAATTGATAGCTTCACCTATAGCTTCTTCTTCAATGCCCATAGCAACCAAACCATTACAGATATCATCGACAAAAGTCCAATCCCTTGTTTCTGAGCCATCTCCAGTAATTGGTAAAGCTTGCCCATTTTTAGACCAGTACATAAAGTTTGGAATAACGTTTCTGTATTTACCTGGAACTTCACCAGGACCAAATACATTAAAGAATCTTGCATTTACAATGTCCATATCATATAAGTTATGGAAATAATTAGTATAAAGTTCTCCTAAGAGTTTTGTTACCTGATAAGGAGTGTGAAGTGAAATTGAAATATCGTGTTCTTGGAATGGCATTTTAGAGTCAAGGCCATAAACACCACATCCAGATGAAGAGTAAACAAACCTATCAACACCAGTAAGTTGTGCATATTGAAGTACTTTTAAAATTCCAATACCGTTAACCATTAAATCTTTTTCAGGATTATCAACACTGTTTTGATTTGCAAAGTGGGCCGCTAAATGATATACGTAATCTGGTTTTTGTTTAAATACTCTTTTTAAAACAGCATCATCTAAAATATCCCCTTGGATAAACTCAATATTATCTCTAGAAGGAATATTCCATTCATATGCAGATGAAAGATTATCCAAAATAATTACTTTTTCAGCACCTAAGTCTGAAAATTTACGGGTTAGATTACTTCCAACACAACCTGCCCCACCAGTTACAAGGATTGTTTTATCTTGATATTCCATATATTCTTTCATAATTATCACTTTAAATTTATTTTTTAGCTCTGCCAACTCTGCGAGCAATAACCATTTCTCCAACGGAAATTAACCCTGCAAAGAATTTTTCAAGTCCTCCTGTTGCCCAAATTGCTTCACCAAATGTAGAACTCATAATATTAGCTTCATATTCTTTAGGGGAAACTTTTTGGCCAGTTGTCTTTTTAGATACTAAAGCAGATGCCAACATTAATTCATCCCAAGTTACTCCCTTGAGTTGGTTTTGCATCGCCTTATATAAACTTTCAACTTTAATGTCATATAAATCTGATAGCAACACCACAATATCACAAGAACGAATCATACCTATTACCTGATTATCATCATTCAATACAGGAACTGTAACAAATTTATTGTTTGCAGTTAAAATTACTGCTTTTCTTGCAGGATCATCTTCATGAACTGTAGAAACTTGATCAGAACTATTCATTACTTCTGAAATTTTTTCATTACCTTCCCTTAGACCTTTTGTAATGTCAAATGCTGTAATCCATCCAATTAATTGTTGTTTATCATTTACAACAGGACAAGTAAACCGTCTAACTTCCTCCATA
This region of Methanobrevibacter sp. V74 genomic DNA includes:
- a CDS encoding transposase; translated protein: MLDFVELTFNYARGIFPRYSSDYSNHIYNQPQLFTILLMKTYLKSTYREIIEFLDVSDKITKFLKLTKLPHYTTIQKFFVRMSATKLKELNNLILFIHPIDCELAAMDGTGHTSDYADHYYAKIRGKCRKSYIKKHIAIDVDTRMILNYAANRGPKYDTQFAIASIRQLKSYKPHYTLADRAYDTEPIKKCINEELGA
- a CDS encoding NAD-dependent epimerase/dehydratase family protein produces the protein MKEYMEYQDKTILVTGGAGCVGSNLTRKFSDLGAEKVIILDNLSSAYEWNIPSRDNIEFIQGDILDDAVLKRVFKQKPDYVYHLAAHFANQNSVDNPEKDLMVNGIGILKVLQYAQLTGVDRFVYSSSGCGVYGLDSKMPFQEHDISISLHTPYQVTKLLGELYTNYFHNLYDMDIVNARFFNVFGPGEVPGKYRNVIPNFMYWSKNGQALPITGDGSETRDWTFVDDICNGLVAMGIEEEAIGEAINLGSGKDHKVIDMANRVNTLTGNEAGINYVARRDWDAKTKLLSSIDKAKDILGYSPKVSFDEGLERTHEWFCENWDNIQESTEF
- a CDS encoding CBS domain-containing protein translates to MKAKELMDKNFVYLNANDSVVEASKAMEEVRRFTCPVVNDKQQLIGWITAFDITKGLREGNEKISEVMNSSDQVSTVHEDDPARKAVILTANNKFVTVPVLNDDNQVIGMIRSCDIVVLLSDLYDIKVESLYKAMQNQLKGVTWDELMLASALVSKKTTGQKVSPKEYEANIMSSTFGEAIWATGGLEKFFAGLISVGEMVIARRVGRAKK